The nucleotide window GGAGACCGGCGAGGTGCTGGCAGTGGGCGACGAGGCCAAGCAGATGGTGGGCCGCACGCCCGGCAGCATCGTGGCGGTTCGCCCGATGCGCGACGGCGTCATCGCTGACTTCGACATCACCGAGCGCATGCTGCGGTACTTCATCGAGAAGGCAGGCGGGGGGCGGCTGCTGAGCCGGCCCCGGGTCGTGGTCTCG belongs to Bacillota bacterium and includes:
- a CDS encoding rod shape-determining protein, whose translation is MAAWFGRDMGIDLGTANTLVYVKGKGVALQEPSVVAVDRETGEVLAVGDEAKQMVGRTPGSIVAVRPMRDGVIADFDITERMLRYFIEKAGGGRLLSRPRVVVS